Genomic segment of Dehalogenimonas alkenigignens:
TAATACGCCAGCCAATCTGAGATTATGATCGATTTTTTATCGGACGAATCAGATGCCCGGTCGTGAAAACGGCAAAAACCAGATTTCCGTTAGAGATTCAATTGAGCAGCGTCTGCTGGCTAATGCGACTTCGACCTTCCGGACTATGTTCGAACGCAGTGGCACCGCCAAGGCTGTCCTTAATGAGCATGGCATTATCGTTATGGCCAATGAGACGCTTGCCCGGCTAGTTGATCTTTCGGTCGCTGAGATAGAAGGAAAGCACTCTTGGTTTGAGTTCGTCGCCGAGTCTGACCGGAAAAAAGCTCAGGAATACCACCGGCTGCGCCGTAGTCATCCGGGTACTGCCCCGGAACTCTATGAATTCCGTTTACTCGATCATAATGGCAGCATCCACGAGATAGAAATCAATGTAGCCATGTTTCCCGGGACAGAACTTTCGCTTCTTTCGTTGATCGATAATACCCATTTGAAAACGGCGCAGGAGATGGGCCGTCTGACCCGGTTTGCTGTCGAAAACGCGCCCGAATCGATTTTCTGGCTCAACGAAAGCGGCGCTCTGTTGTATGCCAACGCCGCTGCCTGCCGCCTTCTCGGTTATAACCTCGGGCAGATCATGTCGCTGTCTATTCATGAGATAGATGCCGGCCACGCGAAGCGTGACTGGCTAAAGCTGTTCAAGGAACTCAGGCAGGCTGGTTCAATGGTCTGGCAGTCGGAGTACCGGCGTCAGGACGGGCACGTACTGCCGGTGGAACTCATGATTACGTATATCCAGTTGAATGATAAGCATTATTACTGGGCTTTTGCCAGGGACGTGACGGCTACGCGGCAGGCCGAAAAGAGGGAACAGCAGCTTCAAACCGAGTTAAATGTATCAGGACGGCTGGCCTCTGTCGGCGAGTTGGCAGCCGGCGTCGCCCACGAGATCAACAACCCTTTGACTGGAATTATCGGCTTTTCGGAAAGGCTGCTCCGCAAGGCAACCGATGAAAAATTGGCCGCCGACTTGAAAAGGATCCATTCTGAAGCGCTCCGGGCTGCCAGGGTAGTCCAGAATCTGCTTACCTTCGCCCGTCAGCGCCAGCCCAGTAAGGAGCCTGTGGATGTTAACAGCATAGTCAAGGAGTCGTTGGCTTTACGGGAGTATGAGCTGCGCCAGAGGGGGATTCAGGTTGTGACTCATCTGGCGGAATTACCTTGCATCATGGCAGACCAGTATCAGTTAGAGCAAGTGCTGGTCAATCTGATTGTCAACGCTGAACAGGCTATCGCTATCGCCAACAAAGGCGATAGATTGACCGTTACTACCGGCGTTCTTGATGAGTTCATCGTGGTGACCGTGGCTGACAACGGACCGGGCATCAAACCGGAGAATCTGGACAAACTGTTTGATCCATTTTTTACCACTCGCGTCGACAGCGGCGGCACCGGCCTCGGCCTGTCGATTTGCCATGGCATAGTTGCGGAGCATGGCGGCCGGTTGACTGTATCCAGCGAGCTTGGCTCCGGCGCGGTTTTCACCGTTGCTCTGCCGCTAAAAGAAAACCGGTGCCCCCCTCCGGATGAATCCTAGGCGTCACGGGATTAGGCGGCGTTTCACTTCCTCCGGTGTCAGACCTTCAAAAGCAACGGACTTATTCCGGCCGAAATGCCCTCGAATTATCTGAATGGCGTCTTTTGGCAGGCCCAATTCCCTGGAAAGGTATTCGATTAGCGCCGCATTTGCGGCGCCTTTTTCCGGAACCGCTGCTACCTTTATTTTTATGGACCCGGCATAAAAACCGACGGCCTCGGTCTTTTTGGCGCCTGGCTGGACCCGGAAATTAACGTATGCTTGACTCACGAACGCACCATGGTGGTGGAGGTTTGAAATGACTCGTCAGTTAATGCTTTGCGCTCGTATTCAATGAGCAGGGCTGCGATTAATGCCAGGTCTATCAAGAAAAAATAAGTGTTGAAACTCCGCCAGGCAAAAAATATCGGCATGACTGAAAACAGCAGGCCGGTTTGAGGATAACGGCCTCCTCTCAGCAAATACCAGATTAATCCCCCAACAAGAGCGGTAATTTCTAATCCTGTGAATAGGAATGGAAAGTCAACATTAACTATGCCGGTCTGTACCAGGCTTACCAGACCGACGCCGAGTGGATAAACTCGATCGAATATGGGCGCTGTGACTGAGGCCAACCATAGCGCCGGATCATCGACAAGAAAAGGCAGATTAATGGCTATGAAGATAGTGGCGGCAACCACGGAATACCGGAGTGCGCGGCTAAAACCCCAACAGTGAAACACGTATACGCCCGCGAAAGGCAATAGGAACCAGACTGTCTGGTAAGTAGCCGCAGCCGCTCCCAGTAACAGGGCGGAGATTAAAGGTTTCCTGGGAATCAACAGCCAGCCGGCAAGAATGAACGGGAAGAGCAGCAGCCGTTTTTCCAAACCGATAAGGCCGCCGACCCACAATTCCAGGCTGATTGCAACCGCTAAGACAAACACCATCCAAAAACGGCGCGGCAACAGCCACAACCCGGCGGCGATGCCAATCAACAAGAAGAAAGCGATGACGTATTGCATATTGGCGATTCCGACAGAGACAAAAGGCACCTGGATTAAAAAAGAACCCGCGGGGTACGAAAGACGGGATTCCAACTCGACAGGTATATTTTCCGGGGTCAGCCTGGCTTGTTGCCACAGCGAATTAAGTTGTTCTTTGGCTGGGTACGGGAAGACATCGGCGAACCTTCCTTCTTGCAGCGGCGTAAGGTTGATGTAAGGTCCGAGATTTTCCTGGTGACTGTCATACTCCTCCATTGCGGTGATGACATTGGCCGAAGTATAGGGATTTTGGCCTTCGATGAAGTTAACAGTGGCCTGTTGAACGAGTGCCGCGCCGTCGGAATAGCGGGGTTGTGACTTGAGATAGGCAAGCATACCGTCAACCGGCGGATTGAAAGAGGTGGGCTCGATTAGGCCAGTTTTTAACCCGGCGAACAGCATGCCCGTAGCCAGACCGAGGCTCAGCAGGAACAGAATGGCTATTTTGGCTATTTTTTTTAGGCCCCAAGCCCAACACGATGCAAAGACATCAGTCTGCGGTAAGGCCACAAGCCACAGACTGATAAACCACATGAGCCATAAAATAATTCCCAGGACAGCTTTGCCCTGAGTCACTATATAGGGACTGCCGGTCGCGGCAGTGAATCCGAGTTTGCATAATACGCTGATGAAGAATAGGCTGAGTCTTGGAGTTGAAAAAGTGATCACGAGTCTGATAATAATTCTTACCGCCGGGAATTATAACACAGGTTTAATTTTTCCATCAGAAACCGGGTGAAGATTGGCCGCAGAAGAACAGAAGATCGCCGAATCGCTCGTCCGTAGAGGTCTTTCGATAGCTACGGTGGAATCCGCCACTGGCGGACTTATGGCGGTCAGATTGACCTCGGTGCCCGGAGCCTCCGAATTTTTCAGGGGTGGGCTGATTACTTATCATAATGAGATCAAGCTGCGTTTAGCCGGCGTAAAATACGAAACCCTGATGAATTACGGTGCTGTCAGCGCCCAGGTGGCTGAAGAAATGGCTGCCGGCGGGCGCCGGACTCTCGGGGTTGATATTTGTCTTTCGGATACCGGCATCGCCGGGCCGGGAGGAGAAACCTCAGCCAAGCCCGTCGGTCTATTCTACATCGGGTTGGCTACTCCCGAAGGGACATGGAGCCGGAAATTCATCTTCAAGGGCGATCGCGACAAGAACCGGGAATCGGCAGCGGCGGCAGCGCTGAAGTGGGCAGCGGAATATTTGGGGAATTTTAAAGGCTCTTAACCGCCTCTAATTGTATCTCGAACAATCTCCTGATCCCCGCTTCTGCCAAATCCAAAACACCGTCCAGCACCGTTTTTGAGAAAGCCTTTTTTTCCGCCGTGCCCTGAACCTCGATAAACTCACCATTGCCGTTCATCACCAGATTGAAATCAGATTCAGCCGAACAGTCCTCCTCGAAACAGGGGTCAAGCAATATATTGCCCCGGTTGACCGCCACACTAACTGCCGCCACCTGAGTTCTCAACGGCATCTGTTTGATGACGCCAAGGCGCCGCAGTTTTTCAAAAGCGATGAAAAGCGCAATATAACCACCGGTAATTGCGGCCGTTCGGGTACCGGCGTCCGCATGGAGGACATCGCAGTCAACGACGAAACTTCGCTCGCCGAGAGCGGACAGATCGGTAACCGCCCTCAGGGAACGGCCGACCAGCCGCTGTATTTCCTGGCCGCGGCCGGACAGTTTGCCCTGGACTGAT
This window contains:
- a CDS encoding PAS domain-containing sensor histidine kinase, with the protein product MPGRENGKNQISVRDSIEQRLLANATSTFRTMFERSGTAKAVLNEHGIIVMANETLARLVDLSVAEIEGKHSWFEFVAESDRKKAQEYHRLRRSHPGTAPELYEFRLLDHNGSIHEIEINVAMFPGTELSLLSLIDNTHLKTAQEMGRLTRFAVENAPESIFWLNESGALLYANAAACRLLGYNLGQIMSLSIHEIDAGHAKRDWLKLFKELRQAGSMVWQSEYRRQDGHVLPVELMITYIQLNDKHYYWAFARDVTATRQAEKREQQLQTELNVSGRLASVGELAAGVAHEINNPLTGIIGFSERLLRKATDEKLAADLKRIHSEALRAARVVQNLLTFARQRQPSKEPVDVNSIVKESLALREYELRQRGIQVVTHLAELPCIMADQYQLEQVLVNLIVNAEQAIAIANKGDRLTVTTGVLDEFIVVTVADNGPGIKPENLDKLFDPFFTTRVDSGGTGLGLSICHGIVAEHGGRLTVSSELGSGAVFTVALPLKENRCPPPDES
- a CDS encoding DUF167 domain-containing protein codes for the protein MSQAYVNFRVQPGAKKTEAVGFYAGSIKIKVAAVPEKGAANAALIEYLSRELGLPKDAIQIIRGHFGRNKSVAFEGLTPEEVKRRLIP
- a CDS encoding CinA family protein is translated as MAAEEQKIAESLVRRGLSIATVESATGGLMAVRLTSVPGASEFFRGGLITYHNEIKLRLAGVKYETLMNYGAVSAQVAEEMAAGGRRTLGVDICLSDTGIAGPGGETSAKPVGLFYIGLATPEGTWSRKFIFKGDRDKNRESAAAAALKWAAEYLGNFKGS
- the rph gene encoding ribonuclease PH — its product is MPRIDGRGPDQLRSIKITPGFQPYAEGSVLIEQGNTRVAVSVSMEERVPQFLKNTGTGWVTAEYAMLPRATSTRTQRESVQGKLSGRGQEIQRLVGRSLRAVTDLSALGERSFVVDCDVLHADAGTRTAAITGGYIALFIAFEKLRRLGVIKQMPLRTQVAAVSVAVNRGNILLDPCFEEDCSAESDFNLVMNGNGEFIEVQGTAEKKAFSKTVLDGVLDLAEAGIRRLFEIQLEAVKSL